In Candidatus Methanosphaera massiliense, the following are encoded in one genomic region:
- a CDS encoding ATP-binding cassette domain-containing protein: MTIILETKDLTFKYPDGTEALKGINFKLEEGTMVALLGHNGAGKSTFFLHFNGINEATSGSVEIEGKPLKYDKKSLLEARQKIGIVFQNPDDQLFAPTVLEDVAFGPMNMGLPEDEVRQRALDALEKVGMSHVANKAPHHLSGGQKKRVAIAGILAMKPKVMVLDEPTSGLDPNGASSIMQLLYDLNAEGMTIMISTHDVDLVPLYSDNLHVIVGGQIIKSGTCKDIFGDPEVMEEADLRLPWIGQLFEKFDKEDGIVFEEGYPLTVGDAHDALLKRITK; encoded by the coding sequence ATGACAATAATTTTAGAAACAAAAGATTTAACATTTAAATATCCGGATGGAACAGAAGCTCTTAAAGGAATTAATTTTAAGTTAGAAGAAGGAACAATGGTAGCTTTATTAGGTCATAATGGAGCTGGAAAAAGTACTTTTTTCTTACATTTTAATGGTATTAATGAAGCAACTAGTGGTTCTGTTGAAATTGAAGGAAAACCTTTAAAATACGATAAAAAAAGTTTATTAGAAGCTAGACAAAAAATTGGAATTGTATTCCAGAATCCTGATGACCAACTATTTGCTCCAACGGTACTCGAGGATGTAGCATTTGGTCCTATGAATATGGGATTACCTGAGGATGAAGTAAGACAAAGAGCATTAGATGCTCTTGAAAAAGTAGGAATGAGTCATGTAGCAAATAAAGCACCTCACCATCTTAGTGGAGGTCAGAAAAAACGTGTAGCAATTGCAGGTATTTTAGCAATGAAGCCTAAAGTAATGGTTCTTGATGAACCTACCAGCGGATTGGATCCAAATGGTGCTTCCAGTATCATGCAATTATTATATGATTTAAATGCTGAGGGAATGACTATAATGATTTCAACTCACGATGTAGATTTAGTACCTCTCTACTCTGATAATCTTCACGTAATTGTTGGTGGACAAATTATTAAATCTGGAACATGTAAGGATATCTTCGGTGACCCTGAAGTAATGGAAGAAGCAGATTTAAGATTACCATGGATTGGCCAATTATTTGAAAAATTTGATAAAGAAGATGGCATAGTTTTCGAAGAAGGTTATCCATTAACAGTAGGTGATGCACATGATGCATTACTTAAAAGAATTACGAAATAA
- a CDS encoding TldD/PmbA family protein, with the protein MANEIDVDYFQKIINKLDSKVDYADIRVGDSTSNTITMKDSKIDNVDTGIRFAVGIRVLKNGAWGSAYTTDIKKVEEVAEKATTLAGRLNSDVELTEANPHEDVVESKAKLKINDIPFEEKIEAMKEADSAAQLENIQSVNVTYSEAESKQLLLSTEGTNILSNNNRTIFAMNSVASNGEVMQIGHKSLGGVQGFELVKNADLESFARGISEKAISLLDAKTPPSGDFPVILDPELAGVFIHEALGHASEADIILQNDSILKGKMGEKIGSDLITVVDDASMESGFGYYPYDVEGTKTAKNVLVENGVLKSILSSRETAKKLGRESSGNARSIIKDQPIVRMSNTYIQPGDSSFDELIGDMSTGIYLKGSRGGQVDTGRGVFQFNAVEAYTIEHGGIGDHLRDVSLSGSTLDILNNVTGVGSDLSFGVGFCGKDGQTAPVGDGGPHIRVSKATVGGVQ; encoded by the coding sequence ATGGCTAATGAAATAGATGTAGATTATTTCCAAAAGATTATCAATAAATTAGACTCAAAGGTAGACTATGCAGATATAAGAGTAGGCGATTCAACAAGTAACACTATTACAATGAAAGATAGTAAAATAGACAATGTTGATACAGGAATACGATTCGCTGTTGGTATAAGAGTACTTAAAAATGGAGCATGGGGCTCAGCATACACTACAGATATAAAAAAAGTAGAAGAAGTAGCTGAAAAAGCAACTACACTAGCAGGAAGATTAAACAGTGATGTAGAACTAACCGAAGCAAATCCTCATGAAGACGTAGTAGAATCAAAGGCAAAGCTAAAAATCAATGATATACCATTTGAAGAAAAAATAGAAGCAATGAAAGAAGCAGACAGTGCAGCACAACTAGAAAATATTCAAAGTGTAAATGTAACATACTCCGAAGCAGAATCAAAACAATTATTATTAAGTACAGAGGGCACTAACATACTTTCAAATAATAACAGAACAATTTTTGCAATGAATTCAGTAGCATCAAATGGAGAAGTAATGCAAATAGGACATAAAAGTCTAGGTGGAGTACAGGGCTTTGAATTAGTAAAAAATGCTGATTTAGAATCATTTGCAAGAGGAATTTCTGAAAAAGCAATCAGTCTATTAGATGCAAAAACACCACCATCTGGTGATTTCCCAGTAATTCTTGATCCAGAGTTAGCAGGAGTATTTATACATGAAGCATTAGGTCATGCATCTGAAGCAGACATCATACTTCAAAATGATTCAATACTAAAAGGAAAAATGGGTGAGAAAATTGGTTCTGATTTAATCACAGTAGTTGATGATGCAAGTATGGAGTCAGGCTTTGGTTATTATCCATATGATGTAGAAGGAACTAAAACAGCTAAAAATGTACTGGTAGAGAATGGAGTATTAAAATCCATTTTAAGTTCACGTGAAACAGCTAAAAAATTAGGACGAGAATCAAGTGGTAATGCTAGGTCAATCATTAAGGACCAACCGATTGTACGTATGAGTAACACATACATCCAACCAGGAGACTCATCATTTGATGAATTAATAGGTGATATGTCCACAGGAATATATCTTAAAGGATCACGTGGAGGACAAGTAGACACTGGTAGAGGAGTATTCCAATTTAATGCTGTAGAAGCATACACTATAGAACATGGTGGAATAGGTGACCACTTACGTGACGTATCACTATCCGGAAGTACATTAGATATCCTAAACAATGTAACAGGAGTAGGCTCTGATCTTAGCTTTGGAGTAGGATTCTGTGGTAAAGACGGACAAACAGCACCAGTAGGTGATGGTGGACCACACATACGTGTAAGTAAAGCAACAGTAGGTGGAGTACAATAA
- a CDS encoding TIGR00296 family protein → MNSKLSDEEGQLLIKIARDNIESHLKNEEYIPPSDLPDIFYEKLGVFVTLNLHQNLRGCIGYPEPYKPLIDAVLDVSLSAAFEDPRFYPLTLQEFNDIEIEVSVLTKPKEVKVVNYKDYLVKLEVGVDGLIIENNYNRGLLLPQVPVEQNWNIREFLENLCYKAGLPSNAWKNEKTKIYNFQAQIFQE, encoded by the coding sequence ATGAATAGTAAATTATCAGATGAGGAAGGACAATTACTCATAAAAATAGCAAGAGATAACATCGAAAGCCATTTAAAAAACGAGGAATATATTCCACCATCTGACTTACCTGATATATTTTATGAAAAATTAGGCGTATTTGTTACACTAAATCTACATCAGAATCTAAGAGGATGCATAGGATACCCTGAACCATACAAACCACTAATTGATGCAGTGCTAGATGTATCACTGTCAGCAGCATTTGAAGACCCACGATTTTATCCATTAACACTACAGGAATTTAATGATATTGAAATAGAAGTAAGTGTACTAACAAAGCCTAAAGAAGTAAAAGTAGTTAACTACAAGGACTACCTAGTAAAATTAGAAGTAGGAGTGGATGGACTAATTATAGAAAACAACTATAATAGAGGACTACTACTTCCACAAGTACCAGTAGAACAAAACTGGAATATAAGAGAATTTCTTGAAAACTTATGTTATAAAGCAGGTTTACCTAGCAATGCATGGAAGAATGAAAAAACAAAAATATATAATTTCCAAGCACAAATCTTTCAAGAATAA
- a CDS encoding NOG1 family protein yields MKLPQAPTPDEIIDKAFNRASKAASKVRSSKLHPRVKGRRIEEVRVQTACETINSTFNGIITGTPIIEELPEFYQDYIDIVVGVDPYKHALGAVFWALGVIKQIEAQYTSRIRKTDSLSAIPIRKEAYGRIVSVVKRIGDELDFLDFAKRELKNMPNINFNAVRVVIAGFPNVGKSTLLNNITDASPKVANYPFTTQGLQIGNYELNYTKYQIIDTPGLLDRSINDMNEIELNAIAALEHLGNIIIYIFDPSETSGFIMENQYLLYDEIKKVFETPMIVLFNKTDLLEDRKVIEEYSEKIDDPIFETSINDLTKINDIKKLIADMGGSKSLDDEYNQKYALRHPRK; encoded by the coding sequence ATGAAATTGCCACAAGCACCAACACCTGATGAAATTATTGATAAAGCATTTAACCGTGCAAGTAAAGCAGCTTCAAAAGTAAGAAGTTCAAAGTTACACCCACGTGTTAAAGGAAGAAGAATAGAAGAAGTAAGAGTACAGACAGCCTGTGAAACAATAAACAGCACATTCAATGGAATTATCACAGGAACACCAATAATAGAAGAATTACCAGAATTCTATCAAGATTATATAGATATAGTAGTAGGTGTTGACCCATACAAACATGCACTAGGAGCAGTATTCTGGGCATTAGGTGTAATAAAACAAATAGAAGCACAATACACTTCCAGAATCAGAAAAACAGATTCATTAAGTGCAATACCAATACGTAAAGAGGCATATGGTAGAATAGTATCCGTTGTAAAAAGAATAGGTGATGAACTAGACTTCCTAGACTTTGCAAAACGTGAATTAAAAAACATGCCAAACATAAACTTCAACGCAGTAAGAGTTGTAATAGCAGGTTTTCCAAATGTAGGAAAATCAACACTATTAAACAATATAACAGATGCAAGCCCAAAAGTTGCAAATTATCCATTTACAACTCAGGGATTACAGATTGGAAATTATGAATTAAATTACACTAAATATCAAATAATTGATACACCAGGATTACTAGACCGATCAATTAATGATATGAATGAAATTGAATTAAATGCTATAGCAGCATTAGAACATTTGGGAAATATTATCATATACATATTTGATCCATCTGAAACATCAGGATTTATAATGGAAAACCAATATTTATTATATGATGAGATTAAAAAAGTATTTGAAACACCAATGATAGTATTATTCAATAAAACTGATTTATTAGAGGATAGAAAAGTTATTGAAGAATATTCTGAAAAAATAGATGACCCAATATTTGAAACAAGTATCAATGATTTAACTAAAATTAATGATATAAAGAAACTGATAGCAGATATGGGTGGTAGTAAGAGTTTAGATGATGAATACAATCAAAAATATGCTCTTAGACATCCTAGAAAATAA
- a CDS encoding Hsp20/alpha crystallin family protein — MDTINIDSKDEEEKKVDEEETTEATEETTTETEEETTTESEEEEKRNYKVYGKETAEEARNMAEKMFNDVYSTLKSKQEDWNKTIDDYRANKPPVDLFEYDDTLVIKADLPRVTKDDISVKISVESVEIEVEFPDDIEDEENVKILRKERCIGKTKNIIPLPVEVNIDETKASFIDNELTITLPKVRGRKVDVEIV, encoded by the coding sequence ATGGATACTATAAATATAGATTCAAAAGATGAAGAAGAAAAAAAAGTAGATGAAGAAGAAACAACAGAAGCAACCGAAGAAACAACAACTGAAACAGAAGAAGAAACTACTACCGAATCTGAAGAAGAAGAAAAAAGAAATTACAAAGTATACGGAAAAGAAACAGCAGAAGAAGCAAGAAACATGGCAGAAAAAATGTTCAATGACGTATACTCTACATTAAAATCTAAACAAGAGGATTGGAATAAAACTATTGATGATTACAGAGCAAACAAACCTCCTGTTGACTTATTTGAATATGATGATACATTAGTAATTAAAGCAGATTTACCAAGAGTTACTAAAGATGACATATCAGTAAAAATATCTGTAGAATCAGTGGAAATAGAAGTTGAATTCCCTGATGATATAGAAGATGAAGAAAATGTAAAGATTCTTAGAAAAGAAAGATGCATTGGTAAAACTAAAAACATTATACCTCTCCCAGTTGAAGTTAATATTGACGAAACTAAAGCAAGTTTCATTGATAACGAGTTAACAATTACACTTCCTAAAGTAAGAGGAAGAAAAGTAGACGTAGAAATAGTATAA
- a CDS encoding 3H domain-containing protein, which translates to MMKPYVILIGSASGVGKSTIAAEISKKLNIKYLIETDFIREIVRGVIGSDYAPALHKSSYDAYTTLRDTFNFESETKLIEAGFEEHASFVIPAIEKVISRSVKDKDSIVIEGVHLIPGLINTKQFEDLANIYFFILTADEQQHKERFIQRAMAIKRGGAQLDYFKENRIINDDLIQKANLLSIPVINNNNKDDTIKKMLQYINEVSQLVYLKHSIDDIDKEREIITKYGGRITDISYYIPNFKEPLTRIVTNYDDNENADNFIDTIEHESQQKESLETLYKLSNNIHSHHIYAPDKNSLDNIIRELKEQGLLYDKKNIKN; encoded by the coding sequence ATTATGAAACCTTATGTTATTTTAATAGGTTCTGCTTCTGGTGTAGGTAAGTCAACTATAGCAGCAGAAATATCAAAGAAATTAAACATCAAATACTTGATTGAAACAGATTTTATACGTGAAATAGTTAGAGGAGTAATAGGGTCAGATTATGCACCAGCACTACATAAATCATCCTATGATGCATATACAACACTTAGAGATACTTTTAATTTTGAATCAGAAACTAAGTTAATAGAAGCAGGATTTGAGGAACATGCATCATTTGTAATTCCAGCAATAGAAAAAGTAATATCACGCTCTGTAAAAGACAAGGATTCCATAGTGATAGAGGGAGTACATCTAATACCGGGATTAATAAACACTAAACAATTCGAAGACCTTGCAAACATATACTTTTTCATACTAACAGCTGACGAACAACAACACAAGGAAAGATTCATACAAAGAGCAATGGCAATTAAACGAGGAGGAGCACAATTAGATTACTTCAAAGAAAATCGTATAATAAATGATGACTTAATACAAAAAGCTAACCTATTATCTATTCCAGTAATAAATAACAACAACAAAGATGACACTATAAAGAAAATGTTACAATACATAAATGAAGTATCACAACTAGTATACCTAAAACATTCAATTGATGATATAGACAAAGAACGAGAAATAATAACAAAGTATGGTGGAAGAATAACAGATATTTCCTATTATATACCAAACTTTAAGGAACCATTAACAAGAATTGTTACAAACTATGATGATAATGAAAATGCAGATAATTTTATAGATACAATAGAACATGAATCTCAGCAAAAAGAATCCTTGGAAACACTATACAAATTATCAAATAATATACATAGCCATCATATATATGCACCAGATAAAAATAGTTTAGATAATATAATAAGGGAATTAAAAGAACAAGGACTACTATATGATAAGAAAAATATAAAAAATTAA
- a CDS encoding ZPR1 zinc finger domain-containing protein, giving the protein MMNEENNMKEEIMKSDCPVCGGKNTLEVRNKTDNIPYFGDILETSVVCSKCGYQSSDNISLQQNDPSRYTLLINDTKLNTRVAKSQTATITIPELGLKVEPGPKSQGYVSNVEGILTRFEEAVIRALTLEGEELSKEVEDNAMRILQLITNIKIGELTTELILEDPFGNSVIDDDDANKELLSQEEADKLETGFTTIDQ; this is encoded by the coding sequence ATGATGAATGAAGAAAACAATATGAAAGAAGAAATAATGAAATCTGATTGTCCAGTATGTGGCGGAAAAAACACATTAGAAGTAAGAAACAAGACCGATAATATTCCATACTTTGGAGATATACTAGAAACATCAGTAGTCTGTTCCAAGTGCGGATATCAATCATCAGACAACATATCATTACAACAAAATGACCCTTCAAGATATACTCTATTAATAAATGACACAAAACTAAACACAAGAGTAGCAAAATCACAGACAGCAACAATAACAATCCCAGAATTAGGATTAAAAGTAGAACCCGGACCAAAATCACAGGGCTACGTATCCAATGTAGAAGGTATTCTCACAAGATTTGAAGAAGCTGTAATACGTGCATTAACACTTGAAGGAGAAGAACTATCCAAGGAAGTAGAGGATAATGCTATGAGAATACTTCAATTAATAACAAACATTAAAATCGGAGAACTAACAACAGAATTAATCCTAGAAGATCCATTTGGAAACAGTGTAATCGATGATGATGACGCAAATAAAGAATTATTATCACAGGAAGAAGCAGATAAACTAGAAACAGGATTTACAACAATAGACCAATAA
- a CDS encoding nitroreductase family protein, with translation MSVFETIKNRYSVRKYKDQPVEDEKLEKILEAARLAPTGTNSQAFKVYVIDVKKHIDKIKEVYTKDWILDAPYILAVVSKANDAWIRQWDAKNINEIDATIVMDHMILTATELGLGTCYIAAFHERALIDLLDLSEEYHPVLITPLGYADSEPVKNSRKDLKDLVEYV, from the coding sequence ATGTCAGTATTTGAAACTATAAAAAATAGATACAGTGTAAGAAAATACAAAGACCAGCCAGTTGAAGATGAAAAATTAGAAAAAATACTAGAAGCAGCACGTTTAGCACCAACAGGAACAAACAGTCAAGCTTTTAAAGTGTACGTTATTGATGTTAAAAAACACATTGATAAAATAAAAGAAGTTTATACTAAAGATTGGATATTAGATGCTCCCTACATTTTAGCAGTTGTAAGTAAAGCTAATGATGCATGGATTAGACAATGGGATGCTAAGAATATTAATGAAATCGATGCTACTATTGTAATGGATCATATGATATTAACAGCTACCGAACTAGGATTAGGTACATGTTATATTGCAGCTTTCCATGAAAGAGCATTAATTGATTTACTAGATTTATCAGAGGAGTATCATCCTGTTCTTATCACACCACTAGGATATGCTGATTCTGAACCTGTGAAAAATAGTCGTAAGGATTTAAAAGACTTAGTTGAATATGTATAG
- the nadC gene encoding carboxylating nicotinate-nucleotide diphosphorylase → MAIFSDNRIMENVYDDIGFEDITTNSLVSEDKWAQAEITCKADGILAGMDVAHYIIDQFNLNISNSYLDGDEIHKGDIILEFEGRARDILMAERTILNYLMHLSGIATLVHDTCKKVHEVNPDVRVACTRKTTPGLQKLEKKAVELGGGDAHRFKLDDCVLIKDNHIQVVGSVIEAIELAKANVSFTKKIEIEVENLDDAVKASMFGADIIMLDNMNPTEINEVLETLKKRMLRDNVIIEVSGGINPDNIMDYAGLDVDVISSGFITNSAKSLDMGLDIL, encoded by the coding sequence ATGGCTATTTTTAGTGATAATAGAATCATGGAAAATGTTTATGATGACATCGGTTTTGAAGATATAACAACTAACAGTTTAGTTAGTGAGGATAAATGGGCTCAGGCAGAAATAACATGTAAGGCTGATGGAATACTTGCAGGAATGGATGTAGCTCATTACATTATTGACCAGTTTAACTTAAATATATCAAACAGTTATCTTGATGGTGATGAAATTCATAAAGGTGACATTATACTTGAATTTGAAGGTAGAGCACGTGATATTTTAATGGCAGAACGTACTATTCTTAATTATCTTATGCATCTAAGTGGTATTGCCACCCTTGTACATGATACCTGTAAAAAAGTACATGAAGTAAACCCTGATGTTCGTGTTGCATGTACACGTAAAACAACACCGGGACTACAGAAACTTGAGAAAAAAGCTGTTGAGTTAGGTGGTGGTGATGCACACAGGTTTAAGTTAGATGATTGTGTTCTTATTAAAGATAATCATATACAGGTGGTAGGTAGTGTTATTGAAGCAATTGAATTAGCAAAGGCTAATGTTAGTTTCACTAAAAAGATAGAGATTGAAGTGGAAAATCTTGATGATGCTGTGAAAGCCAGTATGTTTGGAGCAGATATTATCATGCTTGATAACATGAATCCAACGGAAATCAACGAAGTACTTGAAACATTAAAAAAACGTATGTTACGTGACAATGTTATCATAGAGGTTAGTGGTGGTATTAATCCGGATAATATTATGGATTATGCAGGGTTAGATGTTGATGTTATATCAAGCGGTTTTATTACTAATAGTGCTAAGTCATTAGATATGGGTTTAGACATATTATAG
- the rnz gene encoding ribonuclease Z, whose translation MELTFLGTASAIPTRKRNHTAIIVKISNRTILLDCGEATQKQIMKAEVSPMKIDDIYITHLHGDHILGLPGIIQSLAFRGRTRPLNIYGPKGITELLDHIRHLGYCTIGYEIIVHEITDDDVVIYQQNDFKVMAKKMKHTVPDYAYKIEEIRQPKFLRNKAIELGVPPGPLFGKLQAGKPVTVDDKVINPEEVLGPPRKGVKFVFSGDTIPQESMIDFAKDADLLIHEATFTKDIKEKSLENGHTVAEDAAKIAKQANVEKLIITHLSNRYTDSKPLVDEARNIFENTTYAEDFMTVIIENKKPITIK comes from the coding sequence ATAGAATTAACCTTTTTAGGAACAGCTTCAGCAATACCAACAAGAAAAAGGAATCATACAGCAATAATAGTAAAGATTTCTAATAGAACAATCCTACTAGATTGCGGAGAAGCAACACAAAAACAAATAATGAAAGCTGAAGTAAGTCCTATGAAGATAGATGATATATACATCACTCACTTACACGGTGATCATATACTAGGATTACCAGGTATTATACAATCACTAGCATTCCGTGGAAGAACAAGACCATTAAACATCTATGGACCAAAGGGTATAACAGAACTACTTGACCATATAAGACATCTAGGCTACTGTACAATAGGATATGAAATAATTGTACATGAAATAACAGATGATGATGTTGTAATCTATCAACAAAATGATTTTAAAGTAATGGCTAAAAAGATGAAGCATACAGTACCTGATTATGCATACAAAATCGAAGAAATCAGACAACCTAAATTCTTGAGAAATAAAGCAATAGAATTAGGAGTTCCACCAGGACCCTTATTTGGAAAACTACAGGCAGGAAAACCTGTCACTGTAGATGATAAAGTAATTAATCCAGAAGAAGTACTAGGACCACCAAGAAAAGGTGTTAAATTCGTTTTCAGTGGAGATACTATTCCACAGGAATCAATGATAGACTTTGCAAAAGATGCAGATTTACTTATTCATGAAGCAACATTCACAAAGGATATAAAAGAAAAATCATTAGAAAACGGACATACGGTAGCAGAAGATGCTGCAAAAATAGCAAAACAGGCAAATGTAGAAAAATTAATTATAACACACTTATCTAACAGATACACAGATTCAAAACCATTAGTTGACGAAGCACGAAACATATTCGAAAATACAACATACGCAGAGGATTTCATGACAGTAATAATAGAAAACAAAAAACCAATCACAATCAAATAA
- a CDS encoding SHOCT domain-containing protein has protein sequence MALFNNIEIDKKIIPFIQKGEGVGIVKIDGMGKCSVRLESNQIIIEQYESSQRPTAIPLPDINLLSYDQGNFINEPKMHVGVSGRHFVFAGVDNNDDELQRFYNTILNLKEREQQRNQPNQKPHHSGMPRPNPNVTNPNKNPNINRPPVNNLEPNNQPPRAPQQNTPEPNMPVNENPDFPVDQPETEYIEEPVQTQKIDPVEEIRRYYELKEDGIITEEEFDKKKKQLLGI, from the coding sequence ATGGCTTTATTTAATAATATAGAAATCGATAAAAAAATCATCCCATTTATTCAGAAAGGAGAAGGAGTAGGCATAGTAAAAATTGATGGCATGGGTAAATGCTCAGTAAGACTAGAATCAAACCAGATAATCATAGAACAATATGAATCAAGTCAAAGACCAACAGCAATACCATTACCAGACATCAACCTATTAAGCTATGACCAAGGAAATTTTATAAACGAACCAAAAATGCATGTAGGAGTATCAGGCAGACACTTCGTATTTGCAGGTGTAGACAATAATGACGATGAACTACAACGTTTCTACAACACAATCCTAAACCTTAAGGAAAGAGAACAACAAAGAAATCAACCAAACCAAAAACCACATCACAGTGGAATGCCAAGACCAAATCCAAACGTAACAAATCCAAACAAAAACCCAAACATCAACAGACCACCAGTAAATAATCTAGAACCAAACAACCAACCACCAAGAGCACCACAACAAAACACACCAGAACCAAACATGCCAGTAAATGAAAATCCTGATTTCCCAGTAGATCAGCCAGAAACAGAATACATAGAAGAACCAGTACAAACACAGAAAATAGACCCAGTTGAAGAAATAAGAAGATACTATGAACTAAAAGAAGATGGAATAATCACAGAAGAGGAATTCGACAAAAAGAAAAAACAATTACTCGGTATATAA
- a CDS encoding replication factor C small subunit: MNTPWVEKYRPRTLDEVIGQEHIVERLKRYVDENSLPNIMFTGTAGVGKTTCALALAKTLLGDYWQQNFLELNASDARGIDTVRNEIKSFCKLKAVGAPFRIIFLDEVDNMTKDAQQALRREMEMYTKTSSFILSCNYSSKIIDPIQSRCAIFRFTPIKAAQIIRRLKYIAEQEGIEAEQSALENIVYFTQGDMRRSINILQASTTTDNKVTEEAVYDVISRAKPKDVRKIINKALDKDFMGARDLLRDVMIMEGVSGDDLITQFYQEVTQMTYEGIIPEESFVKIMEYMSECDYRIREGSNPRLQLEALLSKFLIVKQDA, translated from the coding sequence ATGAACACTCCATGGGTAGAAAAATACAGACCACGAACATTAGATGAAGTAATAGGACAAGAACACATAGTTGAACGATTAAAAAGATATGTAGATGAAAACTCCCTACCAAACATAATGTTTACAGGAACAGCAGGAGTAGGAAAAACAACCTGCGCACTAGCACTAGCAAAAACATTACTAGGAGACTACTGGCAACAAAACTTCCTAGAACTAAATGCATCAGATGCAAGAGGAATAGACACAGTAAGAAATGAAATAAAAAGCTTCTGTAAACTAAAAGCAGTAGGAGCACCATTCAGGATAATATTCCTAGATGAAGTAGACAACATGACAAAAGATGCTCAACAAGCACTAAGAAGAGAAATGGAAATGTACACAAAAACATCATCTTTCATACTATCATGTAACTACTCATCAAAAATTATAGACCCAATACAATCAAGATGTGCGATATTCAGATTCACACCAATCAAAGCAGCACAGATAATAAGAAGACTAAAATACATAGCAGAACAAGAAGGAATAGAAGCAGAACAATCAGCACTAGAAAACATAGTATACTTTACTCAGGGAGATATGAGACGCTCAATAAACATACTCCAAGCATCCACAACAACAGACAACAAAGTAACAGAAGAAGCAGTATACGATGTAATAAGCAGAGCAAAACCAAAAGATGTACGAAAAATCATAAACAAAGCATTAGACAAAGACTTCATGGGAGCAAGAGACCTGTTAAGAGATGTAATGATAATGGAAGGAGTAAGTGGAGATGACCTCATCACACAATTCTACCAAGAAGTAACACAGATGACATACGAAGGAATTATACCAGAAGAAAGCTTTGTAAAAATAATGGAATACATGAGTGAATGTGACTACAGAATAAGAGAAGGATCTAATCCAAGATTACAATTAGAAGCTTTATTAAGTAAATTTTTAATAGTTAAACAGGATGCATAA